In Acidovorax sp. GBBC 1281, a single window of DNA contains:
- a CDS encoding S-layer protein gives MTRPSAPAPKTFRRARMPLAIALALPSLLLAGCGGSGDGTPAAEQGRWTTGDLHTHTVQSDDSRTTQTLDFLLGKAFTTYRLDWMAVTNHLRSSKYDNAANLLPAPKAFAYGMEAYEIPRIQALQASGNYAGKLIFSGFEWDMPTHDHIGVGLFEGSSGSLKPSASGAKEFQYLFTTGAESLFDAADVARWKAQYPQRFNQTADDALKAIAWLKAKYPDTSYALINHPSRNPGKYSIADLRQMNDLAPRIVFAIAGMVGNQLEPDRGGYTSAYIDANQANRTYGGTDAIVAKLGGVWDALLGEGRRIWNIADSDSHFEIDSNNNSSGYYPGEYAKNHVWQASKAEGGIGGLVDSLRAGRSFGVFGDLINALDFNVYALSGKGTMGQEIKASAGESVTVRIRFKSPPVNNYQRPVASGNLGNMTPKVDHIDLIAGDVGERAQPGSAAYQQATNPTTRVLRRFTAADWTQDGEGYYTMEIPLTIARNQYLRLRGTNLGENVAGLTANGEPLADQAVTTSDPAQRHDQINDRNYGNLWFYSNPIFVSVR, from the coding sequence ATGACCCGCCCCTCTGCCCCTGCCCCCAAAACCTTCCGCCGTGCGCGGATGCCCCTGGCCATCGCCCTGGCCCTTCCCTCCCTCCTGCTGGCGGGCTGCGGCGGCTCCGGCGACGGCACGCCCGCCGCCGAACAGGGTCGCTGGACCACCGGCGACCTGCACACCCACACGGTGCAATCGGACGATTCGCGCACGACGCAGACGCTCGACTTCCTGCTCGGCAAGGCCTTCACCACCTACCGCCTGGACTGGATGGCGGTGACCAACCACCTGCGTTCGTCCAAGTACGACAACGCGGCCAACCTGCTGCCCGCTCCCAAGGCCTTCGCCTATGGCATGGAGGCCTATGAGATCCCACGCATCCAGGCGCTGCAGGCCTCCGGCAACTACGCCGGCAAGCTGATCTTCTCGGGGTTCGAGTGGGACATGCCCACGCACGACCACATCGGCGTGGGCCTCTTCGAGGGGTCCAGCGGCAGCCTGAAGCCCTCCGCCAGCGGGGCCAAGGAGTTCCAGTACCTGTTCACCACGGGCGCCGAATCACTCTTCGACGCGGCGGACGTGGCCCGCTGGAAGGCCCAGTACCCGCAGCGCTTCAACCAGACGGCCGACGACGCGCTCAAGGCCATCGCCTGGCTGAAGGCAAAGTACCCCGACACCAGCTACGCCCTGATCAACCACCCCTCGCGCAACCCCGGCAAGTATTCGATCGCCGATCTGCGCCAGATGAACGACCTGGCGCCCAGGATCGTGTTCGCCATCGCGGGCATGGTGGGCAACCAGCTCGAACCCGATCGCGGCGGCTACACCTCGGCCTACATCGACGCCAACCAAGCCAACCGCACCTACGGCGGCACCGACGCCATCGTGGCGAAACTGGGCGGCGTGTGGGACGCGCTGCTGGGCGAGGGCCGCCGCATCTGGAACATCGCCGACTCCGACTCGCACTTCGAGATCGACTCGAACAACAACAGCAGCGGCTACTACCCGGGCGAATACGCCAAGAACCACGTCTGGCAGGCCAGCAAGGCGGAGGGGGGCATCGGCGGCCTGGTCGACAGCCTGCGCGCGGGCCGCAGCTTCGGCGTCTTCGGCGACCTCATCAACGCGCTGGACTTCAACGTGTACGCCCTGAGCGGCAAGGGCACCATGGGCCAGGAGATCAAGGCCTCGGCCGGCGAGAGCGTGACGGTGCGCATCCGCTTCAAGAGCCCGCCGGTCAACAACTACCAGCGCCCGGTGGCCAGCGGCAATCTGGGCAACATGACGCCCAAGGTGGACCACATCGATCTCATCGCGGGCGACGTGGGCGAGCGCGCGCAGCCCGGCTCCGCCGCCTACCAGCAGGCCACCAACCCGACCACCCGCGTGCTGCGCCGGTTCACGGCCGCCGACTGGACGCAGGACGGCGAGGGCTACTACACCATGGAGATTCCGCTCACCATCGCCAGGAACCAGTACCTGCGCCTGCGCGGCACGAACCTGGGCGAGAACGTGGCCGGCCTCACCGCGAACGGCGAGCCGCTGGCGGACCAGGCGGTGACCACGTCCGACCCGGCCCAGCGCCACGACCAGATCAACGACCGCAACTACGGCAACCTCTGGTTCTATTCCAACCCGATCTTCGTGTCGGTGCGCTGA
- a CDS encoding glycosyltransferase, translating into MIGVCIPAHDEAALIGACLDSVCAAAAQLQEPVRIVVVADACRDATAALARTWGCDVVEIGARCVGTARAVGMDHLVGLGARWLCCTDADSRVPPQWITAQLACASDAVCGTIGVEDWHEHPLHVAQAFASHYQDRNGHRHIHGANLGVSSAAYRRAGGFAPLVAHEDVRLVEALLAQQATVAWVRDPRVITSARRIARAPEGFAAWLQARWHTGGGVPAGAALT; encoded by the coding sequence ATGATCGGCGTGTGCATTCCGGCGCACGACGAAGCCGCCCTCATCGGCGCCTGCCTGGATTCGGTGTGCGCGGCGGCCGCGCAGTTGCAGGAACCCGTGCGCATCGTGGTCGTGGCCGATGCCTGCCGGGACGCCACGGCGGCCCTGGCGCGCACGTGGGGCTGCGACGTGGTGGAGATCGGCGCGCGCTGCGTCGGCACGGCGCGGGCGGTGGGCATGGACCACCTGGTCGGGCTCGGCGCCCGCTGGCTGTGCTGCACCGATGCCGACAGCCGCGTGCCGCCGCAGTGGATCACGGCGCAACTGGCCTGCGCGAGCGATGCCGTGTGCGGCACGATCGGCGTGGAGGACTGGCACGAGCACCCCCTGCACGTGGCGCAGGCCTTCGCATCGCACTACCAGGATCGCAACGGCCACCGGCACATCCACGGCGCCAACCTCGGCGTCTCGTCCGCGGCCTACCGGCGCGCGGGCGGTTTCGCGCCGCTCGTGGCGCACGAGGACGTGCGGCTGGTCGAGGCCCTGCTCGCCCAGCAGGCGACGGTGGCGTGGGTGCGCGACCCGCGGGTGATCACCAGCGCACGCCGCATCGCCCGCGCGCCGGAAGGGTTCGCGGCGTGGTTGCAGGCGCGCTGGCACACGGGGGGCGGGGTGCCGGCCGGCGCCGCCCTGACGTGA
- a CDS encoding SAM-dependent methyltransferase, with protein sequence MGAPLADTAHFDQLHARSADPWGVHTRWYERRKRDLLLAALSRPRYAQGFEPGCSVGGNTVALAARCDRLIASDASAAALERAAATLSGASHVALRHWRFPQHWPEAPSDLIVVAELAYYLPPADFAHFLAQVPGHLQRGGHLAMCHWRAPVADAPAHGDGVHAQARDTLALDHVGGWCDEDMRIDVWQNGGGTSVAEAGGAQERLARAAEGAT encoded by the coding sequence ATGGGCGCGCCCCTGGCCGATACCGCGCACTTCGATCAACTGCACGCGCGCAGCGCCGACCCGTGGGGCGTGCACACGCGCTGGTACGAGCGCCGCAAACGCGATCTGCTGCTGGCCGCGCTCTCCCGTCCCCGATACGCCCAGGGCTTCGAGCCCGGCTGCTCGGTGGGCGGCAACACGGTGGCGCTGGCCGCGCGCTGCGACCGGCTCATCGCATCCGATGCCAGCGCGGCGGCGCTGGAGCGCGCCGCCGCCACGCTGAGCGGCGCCAGCCATGTGGCGCTGCGGCACTGGCGCTTTCCGCAGCACTGGCCCGAGGCCCCCAGCGACCTCATCGTGGTGGCAGAACTGGCCTATTACCTGCCGCCGGCCGATTTCGCCCATTTCCTCGCGCAGGTGCCCGGGCATCTGCAGCGCGGCGGCCACCTGGCGATGTGCCACTGGCGCGCGCCGGTGGCCGATGCGCCGGCCCATGGCGACGGCGTCCACGCGCAGGCGCGGGACACCCTGGCGCTCGACCACGTGGGCGGCTGGTGCGACGAAGACATGCGCATCGACGTGTGGCAGAACGGCGGCGGCACCTCGGTGGCGGAGGCGGGCGGCGCGCAGGAGCGGCTGGCCCGTGCGGCGGAGGGCGCCACATGA
- a CDS encoding PIG-L deacetylase family protein — MDAVIASHKPAARRLRAVPARTPVPAAPQPRLLPATPESLVAPFSRVVVVAPHPDDEVLVLGGTVAQLARRGHEVLVYAVTDGEASHPGSHAWPAERLRQVRPQESADALAQLGIAATVVRLGLPDGGLAAEELALAAHLQLAPGDTVFVPWRHDGHPDHEACARAALAAARTVGACCIEYPVWALVPEHAAHARLRHRTLRRIAVADDLVQAKARAVRAFQSQIQPDGGVAPVLPPSALQAWSGRFEWAMA, encoded by the coding sequence ATGGACGCTGTGATCGCCTCCCACAAGCCCGCCGCCCGGCGCCTGCGGGCCGTGCCCGCGCGCACGCCGGTGCCGGCAGCACCGCAGCCGCGGTTGCTGCCAGCCACCCCCGAATCGCTGGTGGCGCCCTTCAGCCGCGTGGTGGTCGTCGCGCCGCACCCCGACGACGAGGTGCTGGTGCTCGGCGGCACGGTGGCGCAACTGGCGCGACGTGGCCACGAGGTGCTGGTCTACGCGGTCACCGATGGGGAGGCGAGCCACCCGGGTTCGCACGCCTGGCCCGCCGAGCGCCTGCGGCAGGTCCGGCCGCAGGAGTCGGCCGACGCCCTGGCGCAACTGGGTATCGCGGCGACCGTGGTGCGCCTGGGCCTGCCCGATGGCGGCCTGGCGGCCGAGGAGCTTGCGCTCGCGGCACACCTGCAACTGGCGCCGGGCGACACGGTCTTCGTGCCGTGGCGCCACGACGGCCACCCCGACCACGAGGCCTGCGCCCGCGCCGCCCTGGCGGCGGCCCGCACGGTGGGGGCCTGCTGCATCGAATACCCCGTCTGGGCCCTGGTGCCCGAACACGCGGCCCACGCGCGGCTGCGCCATCGCACGCTGCGGCGCATCGCCGTGGCCGACGACCTGGTGCAGGCCAAGGCCCGCGCCGTGCGCGCCTTCCAGAGCCAGATCCAGCCGGACGGCGGCGTGGCGCCGGTGCTGCCGCCTTCGGCGCTGCAGGCGTGGAGCGGCCGCTTCGAGTGGGCGATGGCCTGA
- a CDS encoding acyl-CoA dehydrogenase, which translates to MRHALDRVQAFGADPQARATTADRFRWLAKVTGEDAAIGKLFESHLDAVGIAREILGDGDAAALVRAVDPSQGLWGVWAAGGPAGAELQLAVGPDGGLVVSGRKCWCSGASGVSAALATARDADGQVQLIAVSMHHPRVTVTREGWDAVGMADTASVDVLFDTVPAWPVGAPGAYLDRPGFWHGAAGIAACWHGAAAAVAQRLRERVQQRGAAADDLLAAHLGAVDCALSASALALRHAAAAIDAHRAGGPPFGRREALQVRGTVEAVASTTIDHVGRALGAGPLCRDADHAQRVADLAVFLRQSHAEWDLAVLGRLAAQANGTLPGDNAWTL; encoded by the coding sequence GTGCGCCACGCACTGGACCGGGTCCAGGCGTTCGGTGCCGACCCGCAGGCCCGTGCCACCACCGCCGATCGTTTTCGCTGGCTCGCCAAGGTGACCGGTGAGGACGCCGCCATCGGCAAGCTGTTCGAATCCCATCTGGACGCGGTCGGCATCGCGCGGGAGATCCTGGGCGATGGCGACGCCGCCGCGCTGGTCCGTGCGGTCGATCCGTCGCAGGGCCTGTGGGGCGTGTGGGCCGCGGGCGGGCCGGCCGGCGCCGAACTGCAACTGGCCGTGGGCCCCGACGGCGGGCTGGTGGTCTCCGGCCGCAAGTGCTGGTGCTCGGGCGCCTCGGGCGTCAGCGCCGCCCTGGCCACGGCCCGCGATGCGGACGGGCAGGTTCAACTCATTGCCGTGTCCATGCACCACCCCCGGGTCACCGTCACCCGTGAGGGCTGGGACGCCGTGGGCATGGCCGATACCGCCAGCGTCGACGTGCTGTTCGACACGGTGCCGGCATGGCCCGTGGGGGCGCCCGGCGCCTACCTGGACCGGCCGGGCTTCTGGCACGGCGCGGCCGGCATCGCTGCCTGCTGGCACGGTGCCGCTGCCGCCGTGGCACAGCGCCTGCGCGAGCGGGTGCAGCAGCGCGGCGCGGCGGCGGACGACCTGCTGGCCGCCCACCTGGGCGCGGTGGATTGCGCGCTGTCCGCGTCCGCCCTGGCACTGCGCCACGCCGCCGCCGCCATCGATGCGCACCGGGCGGGCGGCCCGCCGTTCGGCCGCCGCGAGGCCCTGCAGGTGCGCGGCACCGTGGAAGCGGTCGCGTCCACCACGATCGACCACGTGGGGCGCGCCCTGGGGGCGGGCCCTTTGTGCCGCGACGCTGACCACGCCCAGCGCGTGGCGGATCTTGCGGTCTTCCTGCGCCAAAGCCATGCCGAATGGGACCTGGCGGTGCTCGGCCGCCTGGCGGCCCAGGCGAACGGAACCCTTCCTGGAGACAATGCATGGACGCTGTGA
- a CDS encoding dienelactone hydrolase family protein — MGNFVDIASADGFKVPAWVAQPEGQARGAVVVLQEIFGVNSHIRAVADRLAARGYLAVAPATFARVQPGVELGYSAQDMQDGIALKSRVEALPGAGVLPDIQAAIDHAAQAGGGKVGIVGFCWGGLLTWRAACELQGLSAAVCYYGGGMTTTEESARTPKVPVLAHFGDRDHFIALDSVQAFGRAHPEVEVHVYDADHGFNCDQRGSYDEASATLARERTLAFFAKHVG; from the coding sequence ATGGGCAATTTCGTGGACATCGCATCGGCTGACGGTTTCAAGGTGCCCGCCTGGGTCGCGCAGCCCGAGGGCCAGGCGCGCGGCGCCGTGGTCGTGCTGCAGGAAATCTTCGGCGTGAACTCGCACATCCGCGCCGTGGCCGACCGGCTGGCCGCGCGCGGCTACCTGGCCGTGGCGCCCGCCACCTTCGCCCGGGTGCAGCCCGGGGTCGAGCTGGGCTACAGCGCTCAGGACATGCAGGACGGCATCGCGCTCAAGTCCCGGGTCGAGGCGCTGCCCGGCGCGGGCGTGCTGCCCGACATCCAGGCCGCCATCGACCACGCGGCGCAGGCCGGCGGCGGCAAGGTGGGCATCGTGGGGTTCTGCTGGGGCGGCCTGCTCACCTGGCGCGCGGCGTGCGAGCTGCAGGGCCTGTCGGCCGCCGTCTGCTACTACGGCGGCGGCATGACCACCACCGAGGAAAGCGCGCGCACCCCGAAGGTTCCGGTGCTGGCGCACTTCGGCGACCGCGACCACTTCATCGCGCTCGACAGCGTGCAGGCCTTCGGCCGGGCGCACCCGGAAGTGGAGGTGCACGTGTACGACGCCGACCACGGCTTCAACTGCGACCAGCGCGGCTCCTACGACGAGGCCTCGGCCACCCTGGCGCGCGAACGCACGCTGGCGTTCTTCGCCAAGCACGTGGGCTGA
- a CDS encoding SDR family oxidoreductase, whose translation MNKVVLVTGGSRGIGAATARLAARQGWAVAVNYARDAQAADAVVQAIREAGGQAIAVQADVAKEDEVVALFEAVDARFGALGALVNNAGVVDVPARVDPMSADRLRRMFDINVVGSFLCAREAVRRMSTKHGGAGGSIVNVSSAAARLGAAGQYVDYAASKGAIDVLTLGLAREVAAEGIRVNAVRPGLIDTDIHASGGLPDRVRDLAHQVPMGRGGTAGEVAEAIVWLMSEAASYTTLSLLEVSGGR comes from the coding sequence TTGAACAAAGTGGTACTTGTGACCGGTGGTAGCCGGGGCATCGGCGCAGCGACCGCCCGGCTGGCCGCGCGCCAGGGCTGGGCGGTGGCGGTGAACTACGCCCGCGATGCGCAGGCGGCCGACGCCGTGGTGCAGGCCATCCGCGAGGCGGGCGGCCAGGCCATCGCCGTGCAGGCCGACGTGGCGAAGGAAGACGAGGTCGTCGCCCTGTTCGAGGCGGTCGATGCCCGCTTCGGCGCGCTCGGCGCCCTGGTGAACAACGCGGGCGTGGTCGACGTGCCGGCGCGCGTGGACCCGATGAGCGCCGATCGCCTGCGCCGCATGTTCGACATCAACGTGGTGGGCAGCTTTCTCTGCGCCCGCGAGGCCGTGCGGCGCATGAGCACGAAGCACGGCGGCGCGGGCGGCAGCATCGTCAACGTGTCCAGCGCCGCGGCGCGCCTGGGCGCGGCCGGGCAGTACGTGGACTACGCCGCCTCCAAGGGCGCCATCGACGTGCTCACGCTCGGCCTGGCCCGCGAGGTGGCGGCCGAGGGCATCCGCGTGAATGCGGTGCGGCCCGGCCTCATCGACACCGACATCCACGCCAGCGGCGGCCTGCCCGACCGCGTGCGCGACCTGGCGCACCAGGTGCCCATGGGCCGGGGCGGCACGGCCGGGGAGGTGGCCGAGGCCATCGTCTGGCTGATGTCGGAGGCGGCCAGCTACACCACCCTGTCCCTGCTCGAAGTCTCCGGAGGCCGCTGA
- a CDS encoding MarC family protein: MDLKPLITLLAIVNPLAIVPFFIHYTDGFSQRQRRRTIQVAAFSAFCVIAACALLGLQILEFFNISLQSFQVGGGMLLLISAMNMLNAQPAEAKPHTHELEEGAEKAAQGDSIAVVPLTIPLLTGPASMSTVVIYADRAQTFWQHLALVGYGVVIAGATALCFALADPIARVLGKTGINVMTRLMGLILAALAVEVMAEGLGKLFPVLVAR, from the coding sequence ATGGACCTGAAACCGCTCATCACGCTGCTGGCCATCGTGAACCCGCTGGCCATCGTGCCGTTCTTCATCCACTACACCGACGGGTTCTCGCAGCGCCAGCGCCGGCGCACCATCCAGGTGGCGGCCTTCAGCGCGTTCTGCGTGATCGCGGCCTGCGCGCTGCTCGGGCTGCAGATCCTGGAGTTCTTCAACATCTCGCTGCAGAGCTTCCAGGTGGGCGGCGGCATGCTGCTGCTCATCAGCGCGATGAACATGCTCAATGCCCAGCCGGCCGAGGCCAAGCCCCACACCCACGAACTGGAGGAAGGCGCCGAGAAGGCCGCCCAGGGCGACAGCATCGCCGTGGTGCCGCTCACCATCCCGCTGCTCACCGGGCCGGCCAGCATGTCCACCGTGGTGATCTATGCCGACCGGGCGCAGACCTTCTGGCAGCACCTGGCGCTGGTGGGCTACGGCGTGGTCATCGCCGGCGCCACGGCGCTGTGCTTCGCGCTGGCCGACCCCATCGCGCGCGTGCTGGGCAAGACCGGCATCAACGTGATGACGCGGCTCATGGGCCTGATCCTCGCGGCGCTGGCGGTGGAGGTGATGGCCGAAGGGCTGGGCAAGCTTTTCCCCGTGCTGGTCGCGCGCTGA